Proteins encoded by one window of Rhea pennata isolate bPtePen1 chromosome 11, bPtePen1.pri, whole genome shotgun sequence:
- the YIPF6 gene encoding protein YIPF6, with product PDGGRGGGAKMAAAVAEGSGAAAGAGGAAKPLFAGLSDVSISEDIPVEGEITVPVGSHSPDEDYSTLDEPVRDTIMRDLKAVGKKFVHVMYPKKSSALLRDWDLWGPLVLCVSLALMLQGGSADSKEDGGPQFAEVFVIIWFGAVVITLNSKLLGGTISFFQSLCVLGYCVLPLTVAMLVCRLVLLAGSGTVSFIVRLIVVLAMFGWSTLASTAFLADSQPPNRKALVVYPIFLFYFVISWMILTFTPQ from the exons CCGgacggcggccgcggcggcggggccaagatggcggcggcggtggcggaggggagcggggccgcggctggGGCTGGCGGGGCCGCGAAGCCGCTG TTTGCAGGTCTCTCAGATGTGTCAATATCTGAAGATATTCCAGTGGAAGGGGAAATTACTGTTCCTGTTGGATCTCACTCTCCTGATGAAGACTACTCCACTCTGGATGAACCCGTTAGGGATACCATT ATGAGAGATTTAAAGGCTGTTGGGAAGAAATTTGTGCATGTCATGTATCCAAAAAAGAGCAGTGCACTTCTTAGAGACT GGGATCTTTGGGGGCCCTTGGTGCTTTGTGTCTCACTTGCACT GATGCTTCAGGGTGGATCAGCAGATAGCAAAGAAGATGGAGGGCCCCAGTTTGCTGAGGTCTTTGTCATCATCTGGTTCGGTGCAGTTGTTATCACACTAAACTCAAAGCTACTTGGAGGAACTAT ttctttttttcagagccTGTGTGTGCTGGGTTACTGTGTCCTGCCCCTGACAGTTGCGATGCTGGTGTGCAGGCTGGTACTGCTAGCAGGTTCTGGGACTGTCAGCTTCATTGTACGTCTTATTGTAGTACTAGCTATGTTTGGCTGGTCAACGTTAG CATCTACGGCTTTCCTGGCAGACAGTCAGCCTCCAAACCGCAAAGCTCTTGTTGTTTACCCCATCTTCCTCTTCTACTTTGTTATCAGCTGGATGATTCTCACCTTTACACCTCAGTGA